TTGGGTGAAGGAATGATGTTGAAGGGCACTGGCATGGTGAGGCCCTCCCTGAAGTAACTGAGATACAGCTTTGATCTGGCGAACTTCCACTCAACGTCTGCATCATCCTGAAAAAGACGTCAGCAGCTATGACAGAGATTTCTCACCATCAGTCGTTACAGGACCTGCAGCACCAGTCAAGCCAGTCTTCACCTCAATTTTCTGAAACGAGTTTGTAATCATAGCAATGAGCATGTTGAGGAGGACGATGACGATGACGAGAGTGAAGATGCCGTATAAAATCCTCCCCACAAACTCTGCCAACACAAACTGCGGCATGTCCACAAAGTCCTGGTTGGCCACACCGAACATGGTCCAGAATAAGA
The sequence above is a segment of the Oryzias melastigma strain HK-1 unplaced genomic scaffold, ASM292280v2 sc05453, whole genome shotgun sequence genome. Coding sequences within it:
- the LOC112139952 gene encoding short transient receptor potential channel 2 homolog; protein product: MFGVANQDFVDMPQFVLAEFVGRILYGIFTLVIVIVLLNMLIAMITNSFQKIEDDADVEWKFARSKLYLSYFREGLTMPVPFNIIPSPKAVFYILR